From one Dermacentor andersoni chromosome 1, qqDerAnde1_hic_scaffold, whole genome shotgun sequence genomic stretch:
- the LOC126516659 gene encoding uncharacterized protein, translated as MDTGTPVAIKREAARLVKRRVLGKVENQAEQTAGAVAACPKVDIGHGVSVEQGTLDKLCRACESGPGKFARALLRNVFTAEELRGKTLLGGKSNLRLNQPLKEALDPVRVQAVIDYTCSKFPSASLGYIKNSLSSMLARELKEPEVQ; from the exons ATGGATACAGGCACTCCTGTAGCAATAAAGAGAG AGGCTGCCAGATTAGTGAAAAGAAGAGTACTGGGAAAAGTGGAGAACCAAGCCGAGCAGACGGCTGGAGCCGTTGCTGCTTGCCCAAAG GTGGACATTGGGCATGGCGTAAGCGTCGAGCAAGGCACCCTCGACAAACTTTGCCGAGCTTGTGAAAGTGGCCCTGGCAAATTTGCCAGGGCTCTTTTGCGAAATGTATTCACGGCAGAAGAACTAAGGGGCAAAACACTCCTGGGTGGAAAAAGCAACCTACGCCTCAACCAACCACTCAAGGAGGCCTTGGACCCTGTTCGTGTCCAAGCTGTGATTG ACTACACATGCTCCAAATTTCCATCAGCGAGCCTCGGCTACATAAAGAATAGCCTGTCGTCCATGCTTGCGAGGGAGCTGAAGGAACCCGAAGTCCAATAA